In one Melaminivora jejuensis genomic region, the following are encoded:
- a CDS encoding lysoplasmalogenase family protein, translating into MSPGQIIVLAAPVFFLLMALEWVVDRRRGRRSIALADAIGSLNLGLLSQTSAGFMVLLSLGLYTLVWEHFALWRSDAFWTAWYGWLLALLLYDFCYYWLHRMGHEVAVLWAAHAVHHQSQHYNLSTALRQTSSGALLGWLFYLPLALAGVPPLVFVVVGLIDLLYQFWVHTEQVGRLGWFDRWFCSPSNHRVHHAVNDDYLDRNYGGILIVWDRLFGTFREEDPRQPCVYGTRGLLNSWDPLWANAQVYAGLARDSWRTRHWADKLRVWLKPPGWRPADVARSDPRAPFDIDDLPLFAPPMGAALRVFVALQFALLLGGAAAFLWHVEGLPRAEAVLWFAALAACQWALAAAMQGRIGMGLALMIEAGALATASGALGLWEWHWLFKPLAMIFAIFTVAASACQIRPGAVFDHENKSIFLLLLALIGSLAGDVFLMLDGTLFDGLFLPGLVSFLLAHVAYLGLFRQGAPWFAAPRALGAMLAVAAAMYAVLVLGGLPAALRLPVAVYVLLIALMAAQALARHARLGAQLPGTRAVAAGTLCFVLSDALLAIDRFVQPLPWALAWVLASYYAAQALIVGGMLRAIAAPAAAAPAPDAPALQGAGA; encoded by the coding sequence ATGTCCCCTGGCCAGATCATCGTTCTCGCTGCCCCGGTATTTTTCCTGCTCATGGCGTTGGAGTGGGTGGTCGATCGCCGGCGCGGGCGGCGCTCGATAGCGCTGGCGGATGCCATCGGCAGCCTGAACCTGGGCCTGCTCAGCCAGACCAGCGCCGGCTTCATGGTGCTGCTCAGCCTGGGCCTGTACACCCTGGTCTGGGAGCATTTCGCGCTGTGGCGCAGTGACGCCTTCTGGACGGCCTGGTACGGCTGGCTGCTGGCGCTGCTGCTGTACGACTTTTGCTACTACTGGCTGCACCGCATGGGCCACGAGGTCGCCGTGCTGTGGGCGGCGCACGCCGTGCATCACCAAAGCCAGCACTACAACCTGTCCACGGCGCTGCGCCAGACCAGTTCTGGCGCGCTGCTGGGCTGGCTGTTCTACCTACCCCTGGCGCTGGCCGGCGTGCCGCCGCTGGTCTTCGTGGTGGTCGGGCTGATCGACCTGCTGTACCAATTCTGGGTACACACCGAGCAGGTCGGGCGCCTGGGCTGGTTCGACCGGTGGTTTTGCAGCCCAAGCAACCACCGTGTCCACCACGCCGTCAACGACGACTATCTGGACAGGAACTACGGCGGCATCCTGATCGTCTGGGATCGGCTGTTCGGCACCTTCCGCGAGGAAGACCCGCGCCAGCCCTGCGTCTATGGCACGCGCGGGCTGCTCAACAGCTGGGATCCGCTGTGGGCCAACGCGCAGGTCTATGCCGGCCTGGCGCGCGACAGCTGGCGTACACGCCACTGGGCCGACAAGCTGCGCGTCTGGCTCAAGCCCCCGGGCTGGCGCCCAGCCGACGTGGCACGCAGCGACCCCAGGGCGCCCTTCGACATCGACGACCTGCCGCTGTTTGCCCCGCCCATGGGTGCGGCGCTACGCGTCTTCGTCGCGCTGCAGTTCGCGCTGTTGCTGGGCGGCGCGGCGGCCTTTCTGTGGCACGTCGAAGGCCTGCCGCGCGCCGAGGCCGTGCTGTGGTTTGCCGCGCTGGCGGCCTGCCAGTGGGCGCTGGCCGCCGCCATGCAGGGGCGCATCGGCATGGGCCTGGCGCTGATGATCGAGGCCGGCGCCCTGGCCACGGCCAGCGGGGCGCTGGGGCTGTGGGAGTGGCACTGGCTGTTCAAGCCGCTGGCCATGATTTTTGCTATTTTTACAGTAGCTGCCAGCGCTTGCCAAATAAGGCCTGGAGCCGTTTTTGACCATGAAAACAAGTCTATCTTCCTGCTTTTGCTGGCCCTCATCGGCTCGCTGGCCGGCGATGTCTTTCTGATGCTCGACGGGACGCTGTTCGATGGCCTGTTCCTGCCCGGGCTGGTGTCCTTCCTGCTCGCGCACGTGGCCTATCTGGGGCTGTTTCGCCAGGGCGCGCCCTGGTTTGCCGCGCCCCGGGCGCTGGGCGCCATGCTGGCCGTGGCGGCGGCCATGTATGCCGTGCTGGTACTGGGCGGGCTGCCGGCGGCGCTGCGCCTGCCGGTGGCGGTCTATGTGCTGCTGATCGCCCTGATGGCCGCGCAGGCGCTGGCGCGCCATGCCCGGCTGGGCGCGCAACTGCCGGGCACGCGGGCCGTGGCCGCCGGGACGCTGTGCTTCGTGCTCAGCGATGCGCTGCTGGCCATCGACCGCTTCGTGCAGCCCCTGCCCTGGGCGCTGGCCTGGGTGCTGGCCAGTTACTACGCCGCGCAGGCCCTGATCGTCGGTGGCATGCTGCGCGCCATCGCTGCGCCGGCAGCTGCTGCGCCGGCGCCGGATGCGCCCGCCCTCCAGGGCGCAGGGGCTTGA
- a CDS encoding MgtC/SapB family protein, which yields MPALHNIDPAATLNTLVSLFFAFVFGSVIGLERQIRQRTAGLRTNALVAVGAAVFVDLSMRMNGVEGAARVVSNVITGVGFLGAGAIMKEGINVTGLNTAATLWGSAAVGACAGAGFIVEAALATLFVLASNTLLRPVVNHINRSPLSSASSEATYHVYALCRRADQSDVRERMVQLLDDAHYPVRTVHKNHLGLRDTEIEAVLYATSVEGQELEAAVQRIEELPGVLQAYWNAGGRTRVEGRLRGLRRAGFLHAGNGWCVQRWTARPLPPKAA from the coding sequence ATGCCGGCCCTGCACAACATCGACCCTGCCGCTACGCTGAACACGCTGGTCAGCCTGTTCTTTGCCTTCGTCTTCGGCAGCGTGATCGGCCTGGAGCGCCAGATCCGCCAGCGCACCGCCGGTCTGCGCACCAACGCGCTGGTGGCCGTGGGCGCAGCGGTGTTCGTCGATCTGTCCATGCGCATGAACGGCGTGGAGGGCGCAGCGCGCGTGGTCTCCAACGTCATCACCGGCGTGGGTTTTCTGGGCGCCGGCGCCATCATGAAGGAGGGCATCAACGTCACGGGCCTGAACACGGCGGCGACGCTGTGGGGCTCGGCTGCCGTGGGCGCGTGCGCCGGGGCCGGCTTCATCGTCGAGGCCGCGCTGGCCACGCTGTTCGTGCTGGCCAGCAACACGCTCTTGCGCCCGGTGGTCAACCACATCAACCGCAGCCCTCTGAGCAGCGCATCTTCCGAAGCGACCTACCACGTCTATGCCCTGTGCCGGCGTGCCGACCAGTCGGACGTGCGCGAGCGCATGGTGCAACTGCTGGATGACGCGCATTACCCCGTGCGCACAGTCCACAAGAACCACCTGGGCCTGCGCGACACGGAAATCGAGGCCGTGCTGTACGCCACCTCGGTGGAGGGCCAGGAGCTGGAAGCTGCCGTGCAGCGCATCGAGGAGCTGCCCGGCGTGCTGCAGGCCTACTGGAACGCTGGGGGGCGCACACGGGTTGAGGGGCGCTTGCGCGGCTTGCGGCGTGCTGGCTTTCTGCACGCCGGTAACGGGTGGTGCGTTCAGCGTTGGACGGCACGGCCGCTTCCACCCAAGGCTGCCTAA
- a CDS encoding phytanoyl-CoA dioxygenase family protein, whose translation MIDIQKWATDGYYLLPEFYSCAEIDRVLAEQRAAWDERRPRIVADDLVTGHRLRIQDVPEHDRTEHRFKVNDLYLESPIIRSLAINSRLTPILKKLLGHAPVICNSLSFDKGSSQPDHVDALYMTPRTDGHLIAIWVGLEDCSPDAGPLRYYPGSNKIAPYLFSTGSSHCVDSEMEAWQTYMDYEVQRLKLSPVTFPARKGDVFIWSAYLLHGGAPIRDPALTRRSLVFHYYSDVDAQHLPGTRVIAENGGHWLYRPHQPVNGKLGELPVLQ comes from the coding sequence ATGATTGATATTCAAAAATGGGCGACAGACGGATATTATTTACTTCCTGAATTCTATTCATGCGCCGAAATCGATAGGGTGCTTGCAGAACAGCGAGCGGCGTGGGATGAGCGCCGTCCACGTATCGTCGCTGACGACTTGGTTACCGGCCACAGATTGCGTATCCAGGATGTGCCCGAGCATGACCGAACAGAGCACCGGTTTAAGGTGAACGACCTATATCTCGAATCACCTATTATTCGGTCGCTAGCCATAAATAGCCGCCTGACTCCGATTTTGAAGAAACTGCTGGGCCATGCGCCGGTCATCTGCAACTCATTGAGCTTCGATAAAGGCAGCAGTCAGCCTGACCACGTAGACGCTTTGTATATGACCCCACGCACGGATGGCCATTTGATCGCCATCTGGGTTGGACTGGAAGATTGTAGTCCTGATGCCGGGCCGCTTCGTTATTACCCGGGTAGTAACAAGATTGCGCCATACCTCTTCTCGACCGGGTCTAGTCACTGCGTGGACAGCGAAATGGAAGCGTGGCAGACATACATGGACTACGAAGTGCAGCGTTTGAAATTGAGCCCTGTAACGTTTCCTGCCAGGAAAGGCGATGTGTTCATATGGAGCGCATATCTTCTGCACGGGGGTGCGCCGATCCGTGACCCTGCGCTCACGCGTCGCAGCCTTGTCTTCCATTATTACAGCGATGTAGACGCACAGCACTTACCTGGTACACGCGTGATTGCAGAAAACGGCGGACATTGGTTGTACCGACCGCATCAGCCGGTTAATGGGAAGCTTGGTGAATTGCCAGTACTGCAATAG
- the ruvB gene encoding Holliday junction branch migration DNA helicase RuvB — protein sequence MTIQTDDFAPVPPPAPGGRSARVISAAPASPQEEALERALRPKLLDEYVGQAKAREQLEIFIGAARKRGEALDHVLLFGPPGLGKTTLSHIIATELGVQLRQTSGPVLEKPKDLAALLTNLEANDVLFIDEIHRLSPVVEEILYPALEDYQIDIMIGEGPAARSIKLDLQPFTLVGATTRAGMLTNPLRDRFGIVARLEFYTPEELARIVRRSAGLLNAPIDDEGAFEIARRSRGTPRIANRLLRRVRDYADVKGDGRITLDIAQRALTMLDVDPQGFDVMDRKLLEAVVHRFDGGPVGLDNIAASIGEESGTIEDVIEPYLIQQGFLQRTPRGRTATLAAYRHLGVAPPRASGGLFAE from the coding sequence ATGACCATACAGACTGACGACTTCGCCCCCGTCCCGCCACCGGCCCCCGGCGGGCGCTCTGCGCGCGTGATTTCCGCCGCGCCGGCATCGCCCCAGGAGGAAGCCCTGGAACGCGCCCTGCGCCCCAAGCTGCTGGATGAATACGTCGGCCAGGCCAAGGCGCGCGAGCAGCTGGAGATCTTCATTGGCGCGGCCCGAAAGCGCGGCGAGGCGCTGGATCACGTGCTGCTGTTCGGCCCGCCCGGCCTGGGCAAGACCACGCTATCCCACATCATCGCCACCGAACTCGGCGTGCAGCTGCGCCAGACCAGCGGCCCGGTGCTGGAAAAACCCAAAGACCTGGCGGCGCTGCTCACCAACCTGGAAGCCAATGACGTCCTGTTCATCGACGAGATCCACCGCCTGTCGCCGGTGGTCGAGGAAATTCTCTATCCGGCGCTGGAGGACTACCAGATCGACATCATGATCGGCGAGGGGCCGGCGGCGCGCTCCATCAAGCTCGATCTGCAGCCTTTCACCCTGGTGGGCGCCACAACGCGCGCTGGAATGCTCACCAACCCGCTGCGCGACCGCTTCGGCATCGTGGCGCGGCTGGAGTTCTATACGCCCGAGGAACTGGCGCGCATCGTGCGCCGCTCGGCCGGCCTCTTGAATGCGCCCATCGACGACGAAGGGGCGTTTGAGATTGCCCGGCGCTCACGCGGCACGCCGCGCATCGCCAACCGCCTGCTGCGCCGCGTGCGCGACTACGCCGACGTCAAGGGCGACGGGCGCATCACGCTCGATATCGCCCAGCGGGCGCTGACCATGCTGGATGTCGATCCGCAGGGCTTCGATGTCATGGACAGAAAGCTCTTGGAGGCCGTGGTACACCGCTTCGACGGCGGCCCGGTGGGGCTGGACAACATCGCCGCCAGCATCGGCGAGGAGTCGGGCACCATCGAGGACGTGATCGAGCCGTATCTGATCCAGCAGGGCTTCTTGCAGCGCACGCCGCGCGGGCGCACGGCCACGCTGGCGGCGTACCGGCATCTGGGCGTGGCGCCGCCACGGGCCTCGGGCGGGCTGTTTGCCGAATAA
- a CDS encoding DUF2760 domain-containing protein encodes MSTPQTSPPSFLSRIAIAIGSFFAILGNASLAQGVSRLRAGEALAADVPPREVRVEVPVEKIVETRIEVPVERIVEKTTEVHAPTAALQLLGLLQREARFVDFVQEDVAGYSDAEIGAAARVVHDGCRKVLAGHFAITPVRAESEGSRITLQPGFDAGAVRVSGNVVGQPPFTGTLAHRGWQAGEVRLPQLTDPQAARILAQAEVEL; translated from the coding sequence ATGAGCACACCACAGACCTCTCCCCCCTCCTTCCTCAGCCGTATCGCCATTGCGATCGGCAGCTTCTTTGCCATCCTGGGCAATGCCTCGCTGGCGCAGGGCGTGTCGCGCCTGCGCGCCGGCGAGGCGCTGGCCGCCGACGTGCCGCCGCGCGAGGTGCGCGTCGAGGTGCCCGTCGAGAAGATCGTCGAGACTCGCATCGAGGTGCCGGTCGAGCGCATCGTCGAAAAAACCACCGAAGTCCACGCCCCCACCGCCGCGCTGCAGCTGCTGGGCCTGCTGCAGCGCGAGGCGCGCTTTGTCGATTTCGTGCAGGAGGACGTGGCCGGCTACAGCGATGCCGAGATCGGCGCCGCCGCCCGCGTGGTGCACGATGGCTGCCGCAAGGTGCTGGCCGGGCATTTCGCGATCACGCCCGTGCGTGCCGAGAGCGAAGGCAGCCGCATCACGCTGCAGCCCGGCTTTGACGCCGGCGCCGTGCGCGTCAGCGGCAACGTGGTCGGCCAGCCGCCGTTCACTGGCACGCTGGCGCACCGTGGCTGGCAGGCCGGCGAAGTGCGCCTGCCGCAGCTGACCGACCCCCAGGCCGCACGCATCCTGGCGCAGGCGGAGGTGGAGCTGTGA
- a CDS encoding Hsp70 family protein → MTATSTHPTLRYAIGIDLGTSHTALAFVSLAASAQDIRLLPLPQRISPAEVQGEPLLPSMRYQGASGELHEAWRTPWPPLGAGDAAPAVIGHWARVLGAGSPQRLVASAKSWLSHAGVDRSAPILPWGAGEDVAKISPLDASASYLAHLRAAWDAAHPDAPMAQQSVVLTVPASFDEGARALTLQAAQLAGLPPVQLLEEPKAAFHDWLVLQGEQLAAQLAASRLVLVVDVGGGTTDLTLIRVQPAQDGAGLPQLTRSAVGEHLMLGGDNMDLALAHRLEPHFAGGDGQRLAPTRFAELVQRCRSAKEQLLAADAPGQLPITLLGAGSRLLAQTRSAALTREQVQQWVVEAFVPPAELTDAPARRQGALRGLGLPYPADAALSRHLAQFLSRHAADGLPDTVLLNGGVFHAHALAERLTGLLGHWRGAPVRVLANPHPDWAVARGAAAHALAQYQAQYQAQHPAQSPEKSSSNQPQTLAGQALTASKSIVPRIGGGSARSYWLVLPGKSGAPARGLCLLPRGTEEGVRLVLTGRRFALRLGQAVRFALLARSEGQAQAGQIIAIEGEGWTELPPVATALPAPPGRETARVEVQLQASMSEVGTLELRCVAVDDPQQSWLLPFAVRGVGAGADARIQADAANDEASKTIAASTDPTRETRQKDPKNQPGGSDGAATGLPAALALIERIFGNQGRGVAPREVRQLRQSLQQLLGPREGWDVPLLRALFDALLARARRRRRTPEHERAWLNLAGWCLRPGVGAELDGWRMAQLWQLYGQGLGHPGEPANWTEWWVLWRRVAAGLDEAQQMQLLEDVAACLQKAVQRSGSARAQWGSYDDMLRLLAAVEAVPWQYRLEMGQWMLARLQKSGEPAQTWWAIGRLAARTALAANAHRVMPPGAAQEFLDAALAQDWRKNEHAMFAAVQMARKTGERTLDVPDAVRAAVLDKLTASGAPERWLQQVREVVELEAQDRQRSLGDSLPPGLVLL, encoded by the coding sequence ATGACGGCCACCTCCACACACCCCACCCTCCGCTACGCCATCGGCATCGACCTGGGCACCAGCCACACCGCCCTGGCCTTCGTGTCGCTCGCCGCCAGCGCGCAGGACATCCGCCTGCTGCCCCTGCCCCAGCGCATCTCGCCCGCCGAGGTGCAGGGTGAGCCCCTGTTGCCCTCCATGCGCTACCAGGGCGCGAGCGGCGAGTTGCACGAGGCCTGGCGCACCCCCTGGCCGCCGCTGGGCGCGGGCGACGCCGCCCCCGCCGTCATCGGCCACTGGGCGCGGGTGCTGGGTGCGGGCAGCCCGCAGCGGCTGGTGGCCAGCGCCAAGAGCTGGCTGTCGCACGCCGGTGTCGATCGCAGCGCGCCCATCCTGCCCTGGGGCGCGGGCGAGGACGTGGCGAAAATCTCCCCGCTCGACGCCTCGGCCAGCTACCTGGCGCACCTGCGCGCCGCTTGGGACGCCGCCCACCCCGATGCCCCCATGGCGCAGCAAAGCGTGGTGCTCACCGTGCCGGCCTCCTTCGACGAGGGCGCGCGCGCGCTGACCCTGCAGGCGGCGCAACTCGCCGGCCTGCCACCCGTGCAGCTGCTGGAAGAACCCAAGGCGGCCTTCCACGACTGGCTGGTGCTGCAGGGCGAGCAACTCGCCGCACAACTCGCCGCCAGCCGCCTGGTGCTGGTAGTGGACGTGGGCGGCGGCACGACCGACCTGACGCTGATCCGCGTGCAACCCGCGCAGGACGGCGCAGGCCTGCCCCAGCTCACGCGCAGCGCCGTGGGCGAGCACCTGATGCTGGGCGGCGACAACATGGATCTGGCCCTGGCGCACCGGCTGGAGCCGCACTTTGCCGGCGGCGACGGCCAGCGCCTGGCGCCGACGCGCTTTGCCGAGCTGGTGCAGCGCTGCCGCAGCGCCAAGGAGCAGCTGCTGGCCGCCGATGCCCCCGGGCAGCTGCCCATCACCCTGCTGGGCGCCGGCTCGCGGCTGCTGGCGCAGACGCGCTCGGCGGCGCTCACGCGCGAGCAGGTGCAGCAATGGGTGGTCGAGGCCTTTGTGCCGCCTGCCGAGCTGACCGACGCTCCGGCGCGCCGCCAGGGCGCACTGCGCGGCCTGGGTCTGCCGTATCCGGCGGATGCGGCGCTGTCGCGGCACCTGGCGCAATTCCTGAGCCGGCACGCTGCGGACGGCCTGCCCGATACCGTGCTGCTCAATGGCGGCGTGTTCCACGCCCACGCCCTGGCCGAGCGACTGACCGGCCTGCTCGGCCATTGGCGCGGCGCCCCGGTGCGCGTGCTGGCCAACCCGCACCCGGACTGGGCGGTGGCGCGCGGCGCAGCCGCCCATGCGCTGGCGCAGTACCAGGCGCAATACCAGGCCCAGCATCCGGCCCAATCCCCGGAAAAATCCTCATCAAATCAGCCGCAAACCCTTGCTGGACAAGCGCTGACAGCTAGCAAAAGCATAGTCCCCCGCATCGGTGGCGGCTCGGCGCGCAGCTACTGGCTGGTGCTGCCGGGCAAGAGCGGCGCGCCCGCGCGCGGCCTGTGCCTGCTGCCGCGCGGCACCGAGGAAGGCGTACGCCTGGTGCTGACGGGCCGGCGCTTTGCCCTGCGCCTGGGCCAGGCCGTGCGCTTTGCCCTGCTGGCACGCAGCGAGGGCCAGGCGCAGGCCGGGCAGATCATCGCCATCGAGGGCGAGGGCTGGACGGAGCTGCCGCCCGTGGCCACCGCCCTGCCGGCACCGCCCGGGCGCGAGACGGCGCGTGTCGAGGTGCAACTGCAGGCCAGCATGAGCGAGGTCGGCACGCTGGAGCTGCGCTGCGTGGCCGTCGATGACCCGCAGCAGTCGTGGCTACTGCCCTTTGCCGTGCGCGGCGTGGGCGCTGGCGCGGATGCGCGCATACAGGCCGATGCTGCCAACGATGAAGCATCAAAAACCATAGCTGCCAGCACTGACCCCACAAGGGAAACCCGCCAAAAAGACCCAAAGAATCAACCCGGCGGTTCGGACGGTGCCGCCACCGGCCTGCCCGCCGCCCTGGCGCTGATTGAGCGCATCTTCGGCAACCAGGGCCGCGGCGTCGCCCCACGCGAAGTGCGCCAGCTGCGCCAGTCGCTGCAACAACTGCTCGGCCCGCGCGAGGGCTGGGACGTGCCGCTGCTGCGCGCGCTGTTCGACGCGCTGCTTGCGCGCGCGCGCCGGCGCCGGCGCACGCCCGAGCACGAGCGCGCCTGGCTGAACCTGGCCGGCTGGTGCCTGCGCCCTGGCGTGGGTGCCGAGCTGGACGGCTGGCGCATGGCGCAGCTGTGGCAGTTGTACGGGCAGGGGCTGGGGCATCCGGGCGAGCCGGCCAACTGGACGGAATGGTGGGTGCTGTGGCGGCGCGTCGCCGCCGGGTTGGACGAGGCGCAGCAGATGCAGCTGCTCGAAGACGTGGCCGCCTGCCTGCAAAAAGCCGTGCAGCGCAGCGGCAGCGCCCGCGCGCAGTGGGGCAGCTACGACGACATGCTGCGCCTGCTGGCCGCCGTCGAGGCCGTGCCCTGGCAGTACCGCCTGGAGATGGGCCAGTGGATGCTGGCGCGCCTGCAAAAATCCGGCGAGCCGGCGCAGACCTGGTGGGCCATTGGCCGGCTGGCGGCGCGCACGGCGCTGGCCGCCAACGCGCACCGCGTCATGCCGCCGGGCGCGGCGCAGGAGTTCCTGGACGCCGCCCTGGCGCAGGACTGGCGCAAGAACGAGCACGCCATGTTCGCCGCCGTGCAGATGGCGCGTAAAACGGGCGAGCGCACGCTGGACGTGCCGGACGCCGTGCGCGCCGCCGTGCTGGACAAGCTGACCGCCAGCGGCGCGCCCGAGCGCTGGCTGCAGCAGGTGCGCGAGGTGGTGGAGCTGGAGGCGCAAGATCGGCAGCGCAGCCTGGGCGACAGCTTGCCGCCGGGATTGGTGCTGCTGTAG
- a CDS encoding PhoH family protein — protein MILRHTFTPHNNTRLSHLCGPADAHLRTIEAALQVKIAHRHEQFKVEGPKAAATQALELLQALYEMAERPIRDEQIQLMLAGDPDMPEDAGTPALLATRRADLRARTTGQGAYLANIAAHDITFGIGPAGTGKTYLAVASAVDALERSNVQRIVLTRPAVEAGERLGFLPGDITQKVDPYLRPLYDALYDLMGYDRVQKAFERNALEIAPLAFMRGRTLNNAFVILDEAQNTTPEQMKMFLTRIGFGSRAVVTGDVSQIDLPKGSMSGLIDAERVLKRVQGIAFTRFTSADVVRHPLVARIVDAYDARSGTSVRRSAGE, from the coding sequence GTGATCCTGCGCCACACCTTCACCCCTCACAACAACACCCGCCTGTCCCACCTGTGCGGCCCGGCGGACGCGCACCTGCGCACCATCGAGGCGGCGCTGCAGGTCAAGATCGCGCACCGCCACGAGCAGTTCAAGGTCGAAGGCCCCAAGGCCGCCGCCACGCAGGCGCTGGAGCTGCTGCAGGCGCTCTACGAGATGGCCGAGCGGCCCATCCGCGACGAGCAGATCCAGCTCATGCTGGCGGGCGATCCGGACATGCCCGAGGACGCCGGCACGCCTGCCCTGCTGGCCACGCGCCGCGCCGACCTGCGCGCGCGCACCACCGGCCAGGGTGCTTACCTGGCCAACATCGCCGCGCACGACATCACCTTCGGCATCGGCCCGGCCGGCACCGGCAAGACGTATCTCGCCGTGGCCAGCGCCGTCGATGCACTGGAGCGCAGTAACGTGCAGCGCATCGTGCTCACGCGCCCGGCGGTGGAGGCCGGCGAGCGCCTGGGCTTTCTGCCGGGCGACATCACGCAGAAAGTCGATCCCTACCTGCGCCCGCTGTACGACGCGCTGTACGACCTGATGGGCTACGACCGCGTGCAAAAGGCCTTCGAGCGCAACGCGCTGGAGATCGCGCCGCTGGCCTTCATGCGCGGCAGGACGCTGAACAACGCCTTCGTGATCCTGGACGAGGCGCAGAACACCACGCCCGAGCAGATGAAGATGTTCCTCACGCGCATCGGCTTTGGCTCGCGTGCCGTGGTCACGGGCGATGTCAGCCAGATCGACCTGCCCAAGGGCTCCATGAGCGGGCTGATCGACGCCGAGCGCGTCTTGAAGCGCGTGCAGGGCATTGCCTTCACGCGCTTCACCAGCGCCGACGTGGTGCGCCATCCGCTGGTGGCGCGCATCGTCGATGCCTACGATGCGCGCAGCGGCACCAGCGTGCGGCGCAGCGCGGGCGAGTGA
- the ybeY gene encoding rRNA maturation RNase YbeY — protein sequence MALHHLSLSLQFARDAEATAHRPLLARHQVTRWIRHALAVDAEITVRIVGEAEGRRLNHEFRRKDYATNVLTFDYQQEPIAVADLVLCAPVVEREAREQGKTLAEHYAHLLVHGTLHAQGWDHETSEQDAQEMEDYESAILRGLGFADPYAAG from the coding sequence ATGGCACTGCACCACCTGAGTCTGTCGCTGCAATTCGCCCGCGACGCCGAGGCCACCGCCCACCGCCCGCTGCTGGCGCGCCACCAGGTCACGCGCTGGATCCGCCATGCCCTGGCGGTGGACGCCGAGATCACCGTGCGCATCGTCGGCGAGGCCGAGGGCCGGCGCCTGAACCATGAGTTCCGGCGCAAGGACTACGCCACCAACGTGCTCACCTTTGACTACCAGCAGGAGCCCATCGCCGTGGCCGACCTGGTGCTGTGCGCCCCGGTGGTCGAGCGCGAGGCGCGCGAGCAGGGCAAGACGCTGGCCGAGCACTACGCCCACCTGCTGGTACACGGCACGCTGCACGCCCAGGGCTGGGATCACGAGACCAGCGAGCAGGACGCGCAGGAGATGGAGGACTACGAAAGCGCCATCCTGCGCGGGCTGGGCTTTGCCGATCCCTACGCGGCAGGTTGA
- a CDS encoding sulfite exporter TauE/SafE family protein, giving the protein MFDLSLLLVAAFVAGALNAVAGGGSFLTLPALVFTGVPPVVANATGTVALLPGYAAGAWGFREDMQAPPGLSLRAVIGLSLIGGSAGAALLLITSDAAFNKIVPWLLLAATALFAFGPQLRQWAGAATHGGGSTSPLKAGAGVLAVAIYGGYFNGGLGILLLALFGLLGQTQLNAMNGMKNLVSALLTAIAVLIYAAGGKVFWYQALVMMVAATAGGYGGARLARRLPPAVLRWGIVATGLVMTALFFWKQ; this is encoded by the coding sequence ATGTTTGATCTGTCCTTGCTCCTCGTTGCTGCCTTCGTGGCCGGCGCCCTCAATGCCGTGGCCGGCGGCGGCAGCTTTCTGACGCTGCCGGCGCTGGTCTTCACCGGCGTGCCACCCGTGGTCGCCAACGCCACCGGCACCGTGGCGCTGCTGCCCGGCTACGCGGCAGGCGCCTGGGGCTTTCGCGAGGACATGCAGGCACCGCCCGGCCTGTCGCTGCGCGCCGTCATCGGGCTGTCGCTGATCGGCGGCTCGGCGGGGGCGGCGCTGCTGCTGATCACCTCGGATGCCGCCTTCAACAAGATCGTGCCCTGGCTGCTGCTGGCCGCCACCGCCCTGTTCGCGTTCGGGCCGCAGCTGCGCCAGTGGGCCGGCGCGGCCACGCACGGCGGCGGCAGCACCTCGCCACTCAAGGCCGGCGCGGGCGTGCTGGCCGTGGCCATCTATGGCGGCTACTTCAACGGCGGGCTGGGCATCTTGCTGCTGGCGCTGTTCGGCCTGCTCGGCCAGACCCAGCTCAACGCCATGAACGGCATGAAGAACCTGGTCTCGGCCCTGCTCACGGCCATTGCCGTGCTGATCTACGCCGCCGGCGGCAAGGTCTTTTGGTACCAGGCGCTCGTGATGATGGTGGCTGCCACCGCCGGCGGCTACGGCGGCGCCCGCCTGGCGCGCCGGCTGCCACCCGCCGTGCTGCGCTGGGGCATCGTCGCCACGGGGCTGGTCATGACGGCGCTGTTTTTCTGGAAGCAGTAG